The Jiangella alba genome includes the window CCGAGCACGAGGACGTCGGCGCCGTCGAGATCGACCGCCAGCCGGCCCTGCTCGCGCATGCGGCCCAGGGCGGCGCCGTGGTCCTTGTTCACGTCGAGCACGGACGTCTCGATGTACCGCACGGACGCGAGCGCGTCGGAGGCGCCGGCCTCCCACGCCAGCCGGCGCAGGGCCGGGACGATGCTGGCCGTCACGGTGACGAAGCTGAAGCGGTGGCCGAGCGTCGTGGCGAGGGCGATGGACGCCGAGGCCGGACCGACGACGGGCATGTCGCTGATCTCGCGCAGCCCGTCGAGGCCGGGGTCGCCGAAGCAGCCGACGATCGCCGCGTCGAAGCCGTCGGCCTCGGTGGCGACCAGCAGTTCGGCCATGGCGGGGATGCTCAGGTACTCCTCGTACATGGACTCGATGGAGGCCGGTCCGCGGTCGACGGCGCGGACCTCGACCTCGGTGCCGGGGAACGCCCAGTCGCGCAGCTTGTCCTGGCGGCGCTGCAGCTCGGCGGCGCCGAGCTCGGTCCGGTGCATCGGGCCGGGGACGAGATAGGCCAGGCGACGGGTGCGGTCGCGGGCCGGTACGCCGGTGTTCGCTGTCATGTCTGCTCCTCGCGGGGGTCTCAGGAAGACGGTGCCGGGCGGGTGAGGCCATCGGCGTCGACGACGAGGCGGCCGTCGCGGTAGACGCCGGCCACCTCACGGACGGCGTCGATGTCCTGGAGCGGGTCGCGTCTCAGCGCGACGAAGTCGGCGCGGCGCCCGGGTGCGAGCGCCCCGATGTCGGTGACGCCCATCAGCTCGGCGCCGCGGACGGTGCCGGCGAGCAGCGCCTCCTCGGCGCTCCACCCGTGCGCCACCAGCCACTGCAGCTCGTAGCCGAACAGGCCGTGCATGGAGTCGGTGCCCAGCGCGATGGGCAGGCCCGCGGCGCGGATGCGGCCCACGGCCGCCTCCATGGACGCACGGGCCTGCTGGACCTTGGCCAGGATGGCCGGCTCGGCGGCGTCGCCCTGCTCGATGCCGGTGGGGTGGAACAGGATGGTGCTGGTGAGCACCAGCCAGGTGCCGTGGGCGACCAGCGTGGCGATGTTCCGCTCCGTCAGCAGGGCGCCGTGCTCGACCGATCGGACGCCCGCCGCGGCGGCGAGGTCGACCCCGGCGCCGCCGTGGGCGTGCGCGGACACCATGAGCCCGAGCTCGGCGGCGGTCTCGACGATCGCGGCGATCTCGTCTGCGGAGTAGTTCGACTCCTCCAGCGAGGTGTCTGTCGAGGACACCCCGCCGGTGGTGAAGATCTTGATGTGGTCGGCGCCCTTCGCGGCGTTGGCCCGCACCGCCGCGCGGGCGCCGTCGGCTCCGTCGACGCCGCCGGCCGCGCTGCCGTGCTTGCCG containing:
- a CDS encoding aspartate/glutamate racemase family protein, translated to MTANTGVPARDRTRRLAYLVPGPMHRTELGAAELQRRQDKLRDWAFPGTEVEVRAVDRGPASIESMYEEYLSIPAMAELLVATEADGFDAAIVGCFGDPGLDGLREISDMPVVGPASASIALATTLGHRFSFVTVTASIVPALRRLAWEAGASDALASVRYIETSVLDVNKDHGAALGRMREQGRLAVDLDGADVLVLGCMSMGFLDVAEQLTEELGVPVINPSRAGLHAAEATVAQGLTHSRRAYLTPPKIAAGAKLGELFVGGGGRP
- a CDS encoding amidohydrolase family protein, with protein sequence MTDTTFFRAAGVFDAVRPGLVYGAGLLVSDGRVAAVGPPDEACPPGARQVDLGAVYLVPGFVDAHTHVTIRPGEGDQHGQLQRPAAWQTVRGVDNLRRMLASGVTTARVMTEEHDIDVHFKAAVAAGEVAGPRLRVAGRGLSPTGKHGSAAGGVDGADGARAAVRANAAKGADHIKIFTTGGVSSTDTSLEESNYSADEIAAIVETAAELGLMVSAHAHGGAGVDLAAAAGVRSVEHGALLTERNIATLVAHGTWLVLTSTILFHPTGIEQGDAAEPAILAKVQQARASMEAAVGRIRAAGLPIALGTDSMHGLFGYELQWLVAHGWSAEEALLAGTVRGAELMGVTDIGALAPGRRADFVALRRDPLQDIDAVREVAGVYRDGRLVVDADGLTRPAPSS